Part of the Tenacibaculum sp. SZ-18 genome, CCATATCTTACTCCGATACATTGAGTGTTTGAAGAATATCTTGAAATGTCATTAATAGAGTTTCCGTGACCTCCAACATAAATAACATTTTGAGTAATTGGGAGAGTTCCATTATTTCTGGCAAATCCTTGCATGCTACCAAAAGAGTTTGCAATACCTAAATCATTATTACTTGTTTGATTATCATTATTTAAACCAAAGCTCTCTATGTTTGCAAACGCGGTAAAAGTAACTTGACTAGGCCTAAAAGGTATTCCTGTAACCTGTGTTGAAAATGTTGTTGTAGTTGTACCTCCTGGTGCGTTTATTATAAATGAACCCACATAAACCCCAGAAGCTGAACTTAGAGCAATCCAGTCAGTACCGTTGTAATAATAAAAAATTTTTTCATCTGTGCTATATGCAATTGTACCTTCAACAGGATTTGCAACAGTGTTTATTTGAGCTGTAGTACCACTGGGAAATCCTGAAACAGGAGTTCCTGGGAATACCTGAGAATTAACGGATATTGAAATAAAAAGTAAGAATAATGGGATAATGTACTTCATAATGCTAGTTTAATTTATATTCCTTTTTTAATCGCAGTAGTTTTAGTTAAAATTTGTTTTAATAAATTTAATATTTCTATTTGTCGTTCTTGAGTAGCTTCTATTGTTGAATTTTGGGTAATGTTGGTAATATTCAATGTCGGGTTGGTACCATTCAATTCTTTTAAAATACCAACGTTCTTTTGTAATATTTTTTTCGCTAGAAAAATTATTTCTTCTTGATTAAGAGAGGTTGATGGATTTTCTATCGGTGCTTGCTGAGCAACGAATTGATAAATACCTTTTGGGCCAGAAAAATCCTGAATTCCAGCCCACGTTGTATATCCGTCTCGTTTAACTTCTAATTTCACTTGGTTGCTTGCAAAGGTTGTTACACTATTACTTGTTCCTGTAAAATTTGATTCACTTAAAAACGTAGTATTTGTATTTAAATCTGTAATTAGAAGATTTGCACTTATAATATTAGAAATAGATATAAAGTTTAAGAATTGTGTTGCATCTTCTAAGCCAACATCCAAATTATTAATATTTGCTATTGATGATGTAAGATCAGATTCAACTTTAACAAATTTATCACAAGGAGAAAGAACAGCACTCCCAGAAAGAACTAATTGATAATCATTTAAATCAATAATATTTTCAGATGGTGTGACAAAAAATCTATCGATACTCGGTTCTGCTAAATTATTAATTTTATTGAGTTTTAAAAAATCATAAACTTCACAAAGTGTACGATTGGCAGAAATAGTAACTGTTCGTGAATTATGATTCACCGATATTCCAGAATATGCAGCAACTGTCCCTGTATTTGTTTCTGAAATGAAATCATCATTTGAAATTACAACATTGTCTTGAATTGCTTCATTAAAATTTTTGGTAACGGCGAAATATTTCTTTTGATAGTCGGCAACTACAAGGGTAGAAGTACCTCTATCGAAATTTAAACTTATTGAATTATCTATTTTTAAAATTTCCTGTGTTGGTATAGTCCCATTCGTATCTGTTATTAAATTATAATCAAAACTATTGGAATCATTATTATAAAGTAAAATGTTAATTCCATTTATTAAATTTAGACTTTCATCTGAAACAATTACATCGTGGGTATAATATTCTTTAACTCTTGATGCTGATCCTGAATAACCTGTCCAACCAATAGGTTTTATTGGGTTAACAAGAAAGAAATCTACACTTCTTTGGCTGAATCTCCAGTTTGTTCTTTCCCAGTCCATATTATAAGCTTTAAAATCTCCGTTAGAGCCAGATCCTCCTACAATTTGTGAAACTCCTCTTAATTTTAGATTTCTAATAATTTCGGTTTCTCCGGCAACTCTGGCACCAGGCTCAAAATTTAAGGCGTTATCTGCATTAATTGTAATGTTTTCAAGAGTAGTATTGGTTTGAAAGTGTAAAAAATCTGAAGCACCATAGCCTGAAAAAGTAACATCTTCAAAGTTAAAAGTATAGTTACCATTATTAAAAAAGTCACTTCTACCACTAGTAACTCCTAATAAATAAAAAACTCTCGTAAAATTGGCAGTATAAGCAAAATTATAAGAGTGCCCTTTTGCAGAACCTGAATAATGAATTGTTACATCGATAAAAGTAACGGTTACTCCAGATTGAGGAGCATAACGAAAAATTCCAGGAAAATGATACACAGCATTGTTATCAGTTAAAGTTCCTGCTCCTTGTATTTTTAATTCTGCGGAAAAAGTAATATCTCTATTTACAACAACACCTGCCGCTGGATTGGCTTGAATGAATGTTCTGAGTTGATCTCCAGTTGTTGGACCAGTTATAAATATAGTAGCTCGGTTTCCACCTGGACTACCTGTAGAAGGAGCCGAGGCGTTAAAACTTATTTGAGCAAACGACGATATGGAAAAGAATGTAATATATATTAATATGACTCTAATTTTTTTCATAGATAATTAATTAAGAGAAAGTTAGAGCTGTTATTGTTGTTAAGTCAGTCGGTTGGGTTCCTGTTCCCGAGGAATACGTTTCGTCATTTAAGCTAATTCTTGATAATCTAGTAACCATCCAACTAGTTGTATTAATTCTAACAGATATGTAGTAATAATTTGAATCCTCAAAAAACAATTCGTTATCTACAATTACTTTACTATTTTCACTGAATAGTTTTACCCATTTAGATCCATCGTAGTAATAAAATATTTTTTCATCAGTACTATATACAATTAAACTTTCTATTGTCGATATCGCTTGAATTTGAGCCGTAGTTGCTCTAGGAAAACCTGCTACAGGTTCACCTGGTAGAACTTGGCCTTCCATTTTGAAAGAAGCAAGTATTATAATTAAAAGGAACAATAATTTCTTCATTATTTTATCTTCTATCTTCTATCTTCTATCTTCTATCTTCTATCTTCTATCTTCTATCTTCTATCTTCTATCTTTTATTCAATAATAAATTGGTTTGCATTAATGGTACTTCCTATTGTATATCCATCTGGATTTGTTCCCCAAGTAAACTGCATTAAATCTCCACCTGCATTTTCATAATACCAAAATTCAATTTTGTGTTTGCCTGCAGCTAAATTAATAGTTCCAGTGCGAGTGGTTGGAGCTTGATCAAACCAGTTTTCAAGAGCTAGAACACCATCAATGTAAATTCTAGAGCCATCATCCGATCGTGCATTGAAAGTAAAACTTCCAGCATTTTTAACTTCTAATGTTCCAGTATACATTAAAATATAACCATCAGAATCTGGTGTGATTGAGCTTCTTGCGGTATCATTTAATTCCGTTGAAATTGTTCCTTGAGTCGTTGATATTCCTAATGAACGTGGATTATCAATATTGGGTTGTGATGTGTTGGGAATATTCCATGTGTAATATTGTAATCCATTATTCAAACTAGATATACTATTCGATGTACTATTGATCTGCTGCCAGTTTGTTCCATCACTTTGTATCCATAAATTTATTGAATTAATAGAAGTGGATAATGTGTTTGATTGATTTAAATAATTCGAAATGGTTATTGTATTACCAGAAATATTCTTGATTACATAAATTCTACCTGAGCAGGTATTAGCGGGGGGTAGAGTAATTGTTAAATTTGCGGTAACTACAACCGTATGATGATCTTCATTTAGCGTGATATTATTATTAACTGAAAGTATTGATTTAGAAACTGAACCTACAACTTGGAAAGTAGAATTAGCAATATTAAATCCAGTCTGGGAATCATCATAGTCACTATCAACTGGAATTTCCGCAGTATTTAAATTAATACCAAATCTTGTTTTAGCCGAAGCTGTGTTATTGCTGCCTTGAACTCGGAATAATTCTTTATGAAATTGACCATTACGAAAATCATATCTTTTAAAAATAATTGGTTCAGCGCCATCGTCTCCAATAATAAACTCTAATCTTCCATCATTTGAAGGTCCACCAGACCCAATTTCAAACAAATCTGTAGCACCAGCACTTCCTTTTAACCTGAAACTACCATTAGTAGTTGTAAAAAACATAGGTTTATAGAATAATGCTCCAGAAGCTGCAAATTGAAGAGCAGCCGTATTTCCATTACCATTTAAATGTATCAAAGGCTGGTCATTGTCTGTATAATCAGGGAAACCTTGAGTTAGTCCAAGTGTTTGTCTTCTTCCGAACTCAAGAATAGGAAGGTTATTTGATCGGATTTGCATTCTAACATCATCGATGGTTCCTAAAAAATTAGAAGTCGAAGTACTGGAGTTTCCGTTTAATAACCAATTTGAACCACCAGTGGAAACCCAGTTTGTTCCATCGTAATAATATAAAATTTTTTGATCAGTACTATAAGCCATAGTTCCTTCAACCGGATTTAATGTAGCATTTATTTGAGCAGTGGTCCCACTAGGAAATCCTGAAACAGGGGTACTTGGAAAAACTTGGCTTACCAACCTTGAGACTGTAAATAAAAGTAAGATTATAAATATTCTTGAAATCATTGAGAACTAAAAAGGTTGTTTTTATTAATTTATTTTTTTTATGGTCATTCCAGTGGCATTGGAATCAATTACAACTTCCCCAGAATTATTAATAGTTTTTTCGCGAATTTTTATCCCATAACTTTGAAATGCGGTTAAATTAAGAAACACCGTTCTTGTAGCGCTAACATATCTTTGATTGGTATTACCAATCAATGTTACTATGCTTCCCGTATTAGCAATTGGATTACTATTTTGACAGACAACGACTTCTAAAGAACTACTACCACCATTATTGAAATCATTGCCATTTTCCTTACGTATTGAAACGGTATAAGTTATTTCATATAAGCCAGATTCTGTAATTTGAACTTGATCACTAGTGGTATTAGCAACAGAACCACCGAAAACTCTTACCGAGTTTAAGGGGATTAAAGTACCATTTGTATTAAAGTCTGAAATTGTTATAGTACTATCAGTATTATTGTATTTATCGACCAATGTTATTGTTCCAGTTCCAACACCACCTCCAGAAGTGCTATTATTATTCATTTGTTGCCAGTTCGATCCGTCGCTTTGAATATTTAAAGTGCTA contains:
- a CDS encoding PA14 domain-containing protein, which produces MISRIFIILLLFTVSRLVSQVFPSTPVSGFPSGTTAQINATLNPVEGTMAYSTDQKILYYYDGTNWVSTGGSNWLLNGNSSTSTSNFLGTIDDVRMQIRSNNLPILEFGRRQTLGLTQGFPDYTDNDQPLIHLNGNGNTAALQFAASGALFYKPMFFTTTNGSFRLKGSAGATDLFEIGSGGPSNDGRLEFIIGDDGAEPIIFKRYDFRNGQFHKELFRVQGSNNTASAKTRFGINLNTAEIPVDSDYDDSQTGFNIANSTFQVVGSVSKSILSVNNNITLNEDHHTVVVTANLTITLPPANTCSGRIYVIKNISGNTITISNYLNQSNTLSTSINSINLWIQSDGTNWQQINSTSNSISSLNNGLQYYTWNIPNTSQPNIDNPRSLGISTTQGTISTELNDTARSSITPDSDGYILMYTGTLEVKNAGSFTFNARSDDGSRIYIDGVLALENWFDQAPTTRTGTINLAAGKHKIEFWYYENAGGDLMQFTWGTNPDGYTIGSTINANQFIIE